One window of the Marinilactibacillus sp. Marseille-P9653 genome contains the following:
- a CDS encoding aldo/keto reductase, with translation MQTVKFGNTGMDVTPICLGAMSFGDPEKWTHDWVLKEDESRSIIKHALDQGINFFDTANIYSKGESERILGRALKDFADREKIVVASKVYFDIHEGPNAKGLSRKAILHEIDQTLGRLGMDYIDLYIIHRWDYNTPIEETMEALHDVVKSGKVRYIGASAMYAWQFQKAQYIAEKNGWTKFVSMQNHYNLIYREDERDMIPFCEDQNIALTPYSPLASGRLARDWSVQTERSKTDQVQKSKYGSTEKQDKEVVDQLAEMAEKKGVPRAQLALAWLLHKPQVVSPIIGATKEKYIDDAVAALDISLTKDEMDKLEALYVPHNVVGALPDPNK, from the coding sequence ATGCAAACCGTTAAATTTGGGAACACAGGAATGGACGTTACGCCCATCTGTTTAGGCGCAATGAGTTTTGGAGATCCAGAAAAATGGACACATGACTGGGTGCTGAAAGAAGATGAAAGTCGTAGCATCATCAAGCATGCACTTGACCAAGGAATCAATTTTTTCGATACAGCTAATATTTATTCAAAAGGTGAAAGTGAAAGAATTTTAGGTCGGGCACTGAAAGATTTTGCTGATAGAGAAAAAATCGTTGTTGCCTCTAAAGTTTATTTCGACATTCATGAAGGTCCTAACGCGAAGGGGTTATCAAGAAAAGCAATTCTACATGAGATCGACCAAACATTAGGTCGACTAGGTATGGATTATATCGACTTATATATTATCCACCGCTGGGACTACAATACGCCAATTGAAGAGACGATGGAAGCCTTGCATGATGTCGTTAAATCTGGAAAAGTACGGTATATTGGGGCTTCTGCAATGTATGCTTGGCAATTCCAAAAAGCACAGTACATTGCGGAGAAAAATGGCTGGACTAAATTTGTTTCGATGCAAAATCATTATAATTTAATCTATAGAGAAGATGAACGCGATATGATCCCATTTTGTGAAGACCAAAATATTGCGTTAACACCCTATAGTCCATTAGCTTCAGGAAGACTTGCTCGTGACTGGTCTGTACAAACAGAGCGTTCTAAAACGGACCAAGTTCAAAAATCCAAATACGGATCAACAGAAAAGCAAGATAAAGAAGTGGTTGATCAATTAGCAGAAATGGCCGAGAAAAAAGGCGTGCCGCGTGCACAACTAGCACTTGCTTGGTTACTGCACAAACCACAAGTTGTTTCTCCCATCATCGGTGCCACAAAAGAAAAGTATATTGACGATGCAGTAGCGGCTCTTGATATTTCACTAACGAAAGACGAAATGGATAAACTAGAAGCTTTATATGTGCCCCACAATGTTGTTGGTGCCCTACCAGATCCGAATAAATAA
- a CDS encoding DUF4288 domain-containing protein: MLVVRAVSLLMGSFNASDHSIRNDFEHRILLYQFDEILDPNVLKQMVYKENTEEPYQVESGEMVYWKVVRIVDVFEMVDKVTFEQGAEVYSRFFIEEGLTSEKIISKYFSDFDWEKTN, encoded by the coding sequence ATGTTAGTGGTTCGAGCAGTTAGTTTACTGATGGGGTCATTCAATGCAAGTGATCATTCAATAAGAAACGATTTTGAGCATCGCATACTGCTTTATCAATTCGACGAAATACTTGATCCCAATGTATTAAAACAAATGGTTTATAAAGAGAATACCGAAGAACCATACCAGGTCGAATCAGGGGAAATGGTTTACTGGAAAGTCGTTAGAATAGTAGATGTCTTCGAAATGGTAGATAAAGTCACTTTCGAACAGGGCGCTGAAGTATATAGTCGGTTTTTTATCGAAGAAGGTTTGACGTCAGAAAAAATTATATCCAAGTATTTTTCTGATTTTGATTGGGAGAAAACTAATTAA